The Candidatus Binatia bacterium DNA segment TGCGAACCGCGCATCTGCGGCAGCTCGCAGCCATTCTCGACGACCCGGCGGCGAGCGATAACGACCGCGGCGTGGCCTTGGCTCTGCTGAGGAACGCCGAGGTGGCTGCGCACGGCGTGCTGCCGCTGTGCCAGGACACGGGCACGGCAACGGTCGTCGGCAAGAAAGGCGGCCGGGTGTGGACCGGTGCTCGGGATGAAGCGTTCCTGGCGCGCGGCATCCGCGACACCTATCTGCAAGAGAACCTGCGCTATTCCCAGACCCTGGCGCTCACCATGTACGAGGAGAAAAACTCCGGCAACAACCTGCCGGCACAGATCGACCTCTACGCCACCGACGGGATGGAGTACACGTTCCTCTTCGTTGCCAAGGGCGGCGGCTCGGCCAACAAGACGTACCTCTTCCAGGAGACGAAAGCCCTGCTGACACCGGATCGGCTGGAAAGCTTCCTGACGGCAAAAATGAAGACCCTCGGTACCGCCGCGTGCCCGCCGTATCACATGGCCTTCGTCATCGGCGGCACGTCGGCTGAGATGTGTCTCAAGACGGTGAAGCTGGCCAGCACCGGGTATCTGGACGGCCTGCCGACGCAGGGCAGTGAAAGCGGTCAGGCTTTTCGCGACATCGAACTGGAGGGTCGGCTCTACGAGGCGGCCCGACAGAGTGGATTCGGTGCGCAGTTCGGAGGGAAGTACTTCGCGCTCGATGTGCGGGTTGTTCGTCTGCCGCGGCACGGAGCGTCCTGCCCGATCGGGATGGGCGTGTCGTGCTCAGCGCATCGCAACGTGAAGGCGAAGATCAACCGCGACGGCATCTGGGTCGAAGAGCTGGAGCGTAATCCTGGCCGGTTCATCCCGGCGACGTATCGCGGCAAGCACGAGCACGGCGTCGTGAAGCTCAATCTCAACAGGCCCATGGCGGAGATTTGCGCCGAGCTGGCGAAGTATCCCATCAAGACGCAGCTCTCCCTCACGGGCACCATCATCGTCGCCCGCGACATCGCCCATGCGAAGATCAAGGAGCGGCTTGATCGAGGAGAGGACGTGCCGCAGTACGTCAAGGACCACCCCATCTATTACGCCGGACCGGCCAAGACGCCGAAAGGGATGCCATCAGGCGCATTCGGCCCCACCACTGCCGGGAGAATGGATTCCTACGTGGATCTGTTCCAATCCAAGGGCGGTTCCCTGGTCATGATCGCCAAGGGGAACCGCAGTCCCCAGG contains these protein-coding regions:
- a CDS encoding fumarate hydratase, giving the protein MADFTYQDMLPHTADDTRYRLLTKAHVSTARLDGDEVLKLDPEGLTLLAREAMRDASFLLRTAHLRQLAAILDDPAASDNDRGVALALLRNAEVAAHGVLPLCQDTGTATVVGKKGGRVWTGARDEAFLARGIRDTYLQENLRYSQTLALTMYEEKNSGNNLPAQIDLYATDGMEYTFLFVAKGGGSANKTYLFQETKALLTPDRLESFLTAKMKTLGTAACPPYHMAFVIGGTSAEMCLKTVKLASTGYLDGLPTQGSESGQAFRDIELEGRLYEAARQSGFGAQFGGKYFALDVRVVRLPRHGASCPIGMGVSCSAHRNVKAKINRDGIWVEELERNPGRFIPATYRGKHEHGVVKLNLNRPMAEICAELAKYPIKTQLSLTGTIIVARDIAHAKIKERLDRGEDVPQYVKDHPIYYAGPAKTPKGMPSGAFGPTTAGRMDSYVDLFQSKGGSLVMIAKGNRSPQVTEACKKHGGFYLGSIGGAAAILAQDNIKKVELIEYPELGMEAIYKIEVEDFPAFILVDDKGNDFFAQLT